A genomic stretch from Erysipelothrix sp. HDW6C includes:
- a CDS encoding V-type ATP synthase subunit F, with translation METNIVYLTYRDVEPLMASFGMQIVTLSQTAPLRHTLRELVNQNTTIIYVSNEVYKNNQDLIDGYNADTLTLIVFDTHESLRPQGVRRMRHLLESSIGIKTR, from the coding sequence ATGGAAACTAATATCGTATATTTAACATACAGAGATGTTGAACCCTTGATGGCAAGTTTTGGTATGCAAATTGTAACACTCTCACAAACAGCACCATTGCGGCATACATTACGGGAACTTGTGAATCAAAATACAACAATAATCTATGTAAGTAATGAAGTATATAAAAACAACCAAGACCTCATTGATGGTTACAACGCAGATACATTAACACTTATTGTATTTGACACACATGAGTCGTTGCGTCCACAAGGTGTGCGACGTATGCGCCATTTATTGGAATCATCAATAGGCATTAAAACACGTTAG
- a CDS encoding V-type ATP synthase subunit A, with amino-acid sequence MDYGIISKVSGPLVVADNIPKARLFDTVYVSDKKLLGEIIEIRGPKASIQVYEETSGIKVGEKVVSTNHPLSVLLGPGILSQIIDGVGRNLKDYADKSGDYLTTGLHFESLDLEKKWEFTPLVKVGDFVNPGDPLGYVYEYHLKHFIMVPHTVSGTLTHIEAGLFTVQETVATIATDTQKHDVVMATRWPIRKERPFKAKHLPSEPLITGQRVIDTFFPIAKGGTACVPGPFGSGKTVVQHQIAKWSDADVVIYVGCGERGNEITDVLNEFPEIEDPRTQRPLMEKTVLIANTSNMPVAAREASIYTGITIAEYFRDMGYDVSMMADSTSRWAEALREMSGRLEEMPGDEGYPAYLSSRLAQVYERAGVVTPLGNGLEDGSVTMIGAVSPAGGDLSEPVTQATLRIVKVFWALDAQLAYTRHFPAIHWLESYSLYQGSMDRYMKKNGYRNFSRYHQQAVVLLKEEHRLQEIVQLVGRDTLSDHDVLKLEVARMIREDFLQQNAFQDEDTFTSYHKQTVMLATIMEFYSHAKRYLSHDHIYLADIVNMEAMYQISRMKYEPRLEKLEALVAIIQTEFESLKEGDQY; translated from the coding sequence ATGGATTATGGAATAATATCAAAAGTATCGGGTCCGTTAGTAGTTGCTGATAATATACCCAAAGCACGCCTATTTGATACAGTTTATGTATCTGATAAAAAGCTGTTAGGTGAAATTATTGAAATTCGCGGACCCAAAGCATCAATTCAGGTTTATGAAGAAACATCAGGAATAAAGGTAGGGGAGAAAGTTGTCTCTACAAATCATCCCTTAAGTGTTCTCTTAGGACCTGGAATCCTGTCACAAATAATTGATGGGGTCGGACGTAATCTTAAAGATTATGCCGACAAGTCAGGAGATTATCTTACAACGGGATTGCATTTTGAATCCCTTGATTTAGAAAAAAAATGGGAATTTACACCGCTTGTTAAAGTGGGGGACTTTGTAAACCCAGGTGATCCATTAGGTTATGTTTATGAATACCATCTGAAGCACTTTATCATGGTTCCTCATACGGTATCGGGGACACTTACCCATATTGAAGCAGGATTGTTCACGGTTCAGGAAACTGTTGCAACAATTGCAACGGACACACAGAAACACGATGTAGTGATGGCAACACGTTGGCCAATTCGAAAAGAGCGTCCTTTTAAAGCGAAGCACTTACCGAGTGAGCCACTCATCACAGGCCAACGCGTCATTGATACATTCTTTCCGATTGCTAAAGGAGGTACTGCATGTGTTCCTGGTCCTTTTGGTTCAGGAAAAACTGTAGTACAACATCAAATTGCAAAATGGTCGGATGCTGATGTTGTCATCTATGTCGGATGTGGAGAACGTGGGAATGAAATCACGGATGTACTCAATGAATTTCCGGAAATTGAAGACCCTCGCACACAAAGACCACTCATGGAGAAAACGGTCTTAATTGCCAATACTTCAAATATGCCAGTTGCCGCTCGCGAAGCGTCAATCTATACTGGAATAACCATTGCTGAGTATTTCCGTGACATGGGATACGACGTATCGATGATGGCGGATTCAACATCACGTTGGGCAGAAGCACTTCGCGAAATGAGTGGTCGACTTGAGGAGATGCCAGGCGATGAAGGGTATCCTGCTTATTTGAGTTCACGACTCGCACAAGTCTATGAGCGTGCTGGCGTTGTAACACCATTGGGCAATGGACTTGAGGATGGCTCAGTAACTATGATTGGTGCTGTATCACCAGCAGGTGGGGATTTATCCGAACCTGTAACCCAAGCAACATTACGTATTGTTAAAGTATTTTGGGCATTGGATGCACAACTTGCTTATACACGCCATTTCCCAGCAATTCATTGGTTGGAAAGTTATTCTCTATATCAAGGGTCGATGGATCGCTATATGAAGAAGAATGGCTATCGCAATTTCAGCCGTTACCACCAACAAGCCGTCGTGTTGTTAAAAGAAGAACACCGTCTTCAAGAAATCGTACAACTTGTGGGCCGCGACACACTTTCGGATCACGATGTATTAAAACTTGAAGTGGCACGTATGATTCGAGAAGACTTTCTACAGCAGAATGCATTCCAGGATGAGGATACGTTTACTTCGTATCACAAACAAACCGTGATGCTGGCGACAATCATGGAATTCTATTCGCATGCAAAACGTTACCTAAGCCACGATCACATCTATTTAGCGGATATTGTGAATATGGAAGCGATGTATCAAATTTCAAGAATGAAGTATGAACCAAGACTTGAGAAACTCGAAGCACTTGTGGCAATAATTCAGACCGAATTCGAATCATTGAAGGAAGGAGACCAATACTAA
- a CDS encoding V-type ATP synthase subunit B — MRSYKTIREVVGPLLIVDNVEDVAFDELVEIYIENNERRIGRVLEVDGSAAVIQLYESSMGIQPDETRVRFMGKPMTLQVSEGMIGRNFDGKGILRDEGSTLVSFDERDINGAVMNPLHRDYPNEFIQTGISSIDVLNTLVVGQKLPIFSGAGLPHNELAAQIARQAKVLDDDIEFAVVFCAMGISYEEARFFEDEFQRTGAIDRTVMFTNLANDPAIERIIAPRMAITAAEYLAFEKDMHVILIMSDMSYYAESLREISASRKEIPGRRGYPGYMYTDLATLYERAGRLKGKVGSLTMLPILTMPENDKTHPIPDLTGYITEGQLILDNDLHRVNIAPPLDVLPSLSRLKDKGIGEGKTRSDHSDLMNQLFASYAHGKKTKEMASILGEGSLTDLDRRYVRFTEAFEERFLHQGFYTNRSIETSLDLGWELLSMLPKSELKRVRDVYIDTYYKEVL; from the coding sequence ATGAGAAGTTACAAAACAATTCGTGAAGTGGTTGGACCGCTCCTTATCGTTGATAATGTTGAAGATGTCGCATTTGATGAACTCGTAGAAATTTACATCGAAAATAATGAACGTCGCATTGGTCGTGTTCTTGAGGTTGATGGATCGGCAGCGGTGATTCAGTTGTATGAATCGAGTATGGGAATACAACCAGATGAGACTCGCGTTCGTTTTATGGGAAAACCGATGACACTACAAGTTTCGGAAGGGATGATTGGCCGCAATTTTGATGGTAAAGGAATTTTACGCGATGAAGGTTCAACGCTTGTTTCCTTTGATGAACGAGACATTAATGGTGCTGTCATGAATCCACTTCATCGGGATTATCCCAACGAATTTATTCAAACAGGGATATCATCGATTGATGTACTCAATACACTCGTTGTAGGTCAGAAACTCCCAATTTTTTCTGGGGCAGGTTTGCCGCATAATGAGTTGGCAGCACAAATTGCTCGCCAAGCAAAAGTTTTGGATGATGATATTGAATTTGCAGTGGTGTTCTGTGCAATGGGGATTTCATATGAAGAAGCACGCTTCTTTGAGGATGAATTTCAAAGAACAGGCGCCATTGATCGAACAGTTATGTTCACCAATCTTGCAAATGATCCAGCAATTGAGCGAATTATCGCACCAAGAATGGCCATTACGGCTGCTGAATATCTTGCCTTTGAAAAAGATATGCATGTGATTTTAATCATGAGCGACATGAGTTATTATGCGGAATCATTACGCGAGATATCCGCATCTCGTAAAGAGATTCCCGGTCGTCGTGGTTACCCAGGATACATGTATACCGATTTGGCAACACTTTATGAGCGCGCAGGTCGATTGAAAGGGAAAGTCGGTTCGTTAACAATGTTACCCATTTTGACGATGCCCGAAAATGACAAGACCCATCCAATCCCTGACTTAACAGGGTATATTACTGAGGGTCAACTTATTCTAGATAATGATTTGCACCGTGTTAATATTGCCCCACCACTTGATGTGCTACCGAGTTTGAGTCGATTGAAAGACAAAGGAATTGGCGAGGGAAAAACAAGAAGTGACCACTCTGATTTAATGAATCAACTCTTTGCATCATATGCACATGGTAAAAAGACAAAAGAGATGGCGAGTATCTTAGGTGAAGGTTCACTTACAGACCTCGACCGTCGCTATGTGAGGTTTACTGAGGCATTTGAAGAGCGTTTCTTACACCAAGGATTCTATACCAACCGAAGCATTGAAACCTCTCTGGATTTGGGATGGGAGCTCTTGTCGATGTTGCCGAAATCGGAACTAAAACGTGTTCGCGATGTTTACATTGATACATATTATAAGGAAGTCCTATGA
- a CDS encoding V-type ATP synthase subunit D has product MTRLHVNPTRMVMNELHQKLSIARQGHKLLKEKQDSMIREFIEYYDQANVLRKQLEIDISKMNRNYNLATLESDEAYVLQALQASAEGMHVTERRDSVMGTTIPKYKLTGETRQQYHPVVMSSHYRIDKVADMHPTVKMLLVELAEVEKTCFILGAEIKATRRRVNALEHKTIPDIEETITYIKLRLDDQVRSQQARIMKVTKK; this is encoded by the coding sequence ATGACACGGCTTCATGTAAATCCAACGAGGATGGTGATGAATGAGTTGCATCAAAAACTTTCCATTGCTCGCCAAGGTCATAAGCTACTCAAGGAGAAGCAAGACTCAATGATTCGCGAATTCATAGAATACTATGATCAGGCAAATGTTTTGCGTAAGCAACTTGAGATTGATATATCAAAGATGAATCGAAATTACAATTTGGCAACACTTGAAAGTGATGAAGCATACGTACTTCAGGCACTCCAAGCATCGGCGGAGGGAATGCATGTGACTGAACGCCGTGATAGCGTTATGGGAACGACGATTCCAAAATATAAACTTACGGGTGAAACTCGCCAACAGTATCACCCTGTCGTGATGTCGTCTCACTATCGCATTGATAAAGTAGCCGACATGCATCCGACAGTGAAAATGCTTCTTGTTGAATTGGCAGAAGTTGAAAAGACGTGTTTCATTCTCGGTGCAGAGATTAAAGCGACCCGACGCCGTGTGAATGCACTGGAACACAAGACAATTCCTGATATTGAGGAAACGATAACCTACATCAAGTTGCGACTGGACGATCAAGTACGAAGTCAACAGGCTCGCATCATGAAAGTGACAAAGAAGTAG
- a CDS encoding GNAT family N-acetyltransferase, translating to MIEAIDVYHYDLNKLLDIWERSVIETHNFISKEMIESMRPEVLRGFASMDKVLIYTRNDAVTGFMGILNKKIEMLFLDPYYRGMGIGAILVNAALNDYDVRFVDVNEQNFQAVGFYNSMGFVTVSRSDFDDAGRPFPILHLEYQRKNV from the coding sequence ATGATTGAGGCAATTGATGTTTATCATTATGATTTAAACAAGCTTCTTGATATTTGGGAACGTTCGGTTATTGAAACGCATAATTTCATCTCAAAAGAAATGATTGAAAGTATGCGCCCAGAAGTTTTACGTGGTTTTGCAAGTATGGACAAAGTCTTAATCTACACACGAAACGATGCTGTAACAGGGTTTATGGGAATTCTCAATAAAAAGATCGAGATGTTGTTCTTGGATCCCTACTATCGCGGAATGGGAATTGGTGCAATACTCGTTAATGCAGCTCTTAATGATTATGATGTGCGCTTTGTAGATGTTAATGAACAGAATTTTCAAGCTGTTGGATTCTACAATTCGATGGGGTTTGTTACGGTGAGTCGCTCCGATTTTGATGATGCTGGACGCCCATTTCCAATCCTTCATTTGGAGTATCAACGTAAAAATGTATAA
- a CDS encoding Na/Pi cotransporter family protein, which translates to MMSVAIQQTTLGDIKFNVILGGFGLFLLGIKFLGDGFKEAAGPKIRDYIEKYTGNIFSAILVGTVITAIMQSSTAATVISISLVRAGLMRLEQAIGISVGANLGTTVTALMIGLNIEEFGYYFAFIGAMMLMFVKRSFWKNIGQILFGFGIVFIGLQLMSDQLILLSDLPQFEQFMLYMSQNPWLALIAGTVATAVINSSMAVIALVQTIYGAGGMTMVAASAFVFGSNVGTTLTAVLASVGGSVSTRRAGWFHALYNILGALVMMIVIKPYSDLILVINGWLGGGPEMAVGINHFVFNLIWVVGIIPFIPLCIRMLKILIPGEDRIKEREKIKPLDYGLIQSYPEGAMQLAKQGIDKMSDLVVESLETSRNYLKTKDEEDFDVIMQVEEMINDLDKQLTKYLLEIAKHSNSMDGVAEYYSTSLEIVKNLERIADLTTNTAEYYQTIYDNRESFTTEALEDLDTMYSLVIDMVSRAIGMFEKDDASGHATLTKDEEYLDLIDAKYREKHFRRMAEGICDTQFASSLYIDLLSILERIGDHAINIADYVKGGLLRE; encoded by the coding sequence ATGATGAGTGTGGCTATCCAGCAAACGACTCTTGGTGATATCAAATTTAATGTTATTTTAGGTGGATTTGGATTGTTCCTATTGGGAATTAAATTTTTAGGTGATGGATTTAAAGAGGCTGCAGGCCCAAAGATTCGTGACTATATTGAAAAGTATACAGGAAATATTTTTTCGGCTATTCTCGTCGGTACTGTTATCACTGCAATTATGCAGTCAAGTACTGCTGCAACGGTTATTTCAATCAGTCTTGTACGCGCTGGTTTGATGCGCTTGGAACAAGCCATTGGAATTTCTGTCGGGGCAAACTTAGGGACAACTGTTACCGCCTTGATGATTGGTTTAAATATTGAAGAATTCGGCTATTATTTTGCATTTATTGGTGCAATGATGCTGATGTTTGTGAAACGTAGTTTCTGGAAAAATATTGGACAGATATTATTTGGTTTTGGTATTGTCTTTATCGGATTGCAATTAATGAGTGACCAACTCATTCTACTTTCTGATTTACCACAATTCGAGCAATTCATGCTCTATATGTCACAAAACCCATGGCTTGCATTGATAGCGGGTACTGTTGCTACAGCAGTGATTAACTCTTCCATGGCGGTTATTGCGCTTGTACAAACGATTTATGGAGCTGGTGGAATGACAATGGTCGCCGCTTCTGCATTCGTATTCGGATCCAATGTTGGTACGACTTTGACTGCAGTCCTTGCTTCTGTGGGTGGCTCTGTCTCAACACGCCGTGCTGGGTGGTTCCATGCCCTCTACAACATCCTTGGGGCATTGGTGATGATGATAGTTATCAAACCGTATTCTGACTTGATACTTGTGATTAATGGATGGCTTGGTGGTGGGCCAGAAATGGCTGTTGGTATTAACCACTTTGTGTTCAACTTAATCTGGGTTGTGGGAATTATTCCATTCATTCCATTGTGTATTCGCATGTTGAAAATTCTTATTCCTGGAGAAGATAGAATTAAGGAACGTGAGAAAATTAAACCTTTGGATTATGGATTGATTCAAAGTTATCCCGAAGGGGCTATGCAACTTGCGAAACAAGGTATTGATAAGATGTCTGACTTAGTTGTTGAATCACTTGAAACATCACGCAACTATTTGAAAACAAAAGATGAAGAAGACTTTGATGTTATTATGCAAGTCGAAGAAATGATTAATGACTTGGACAAACAACTTACAAAATATCTTCTTGAAATCGCCAAACACTCCAACTCAATGGATGGTGTGGCAGAATACTATTCAACCAGTCTAGAGATTGTTAAGAACTTAGAGCGAATTGCCGACTTAACAACCAATACTGCAGAATACTATCAAACAATTTATGATAACCGCGAGTCATTCACAACCGAAGCGCTCGAGGACCTCGATACGATGTATAGTTTGGTAATTGACATGGTTTCACGCGCAATTGGTATGTTTGAAAAAGATGATGCATCTGGTCATGCAACGCTGACTAAGGACGAGGAATACCTTGACCTTATTGATGCGAAGTATCGTGAGAAACACTTCCGCCGTATGGCAGAAGGAATCTGCGATACACAATTTGCAAGTTCATTGTACATTGACTTGCTAAGTATCCTTGAACGAATTGGTGATCATGCTATTAATATCGCTGACTACGTTAAAGGTGGTTTATTACGCGAATAA
- a CDS encoding nucleoside 2-deoxyribosyltransferase, with protein sequence MKKLYFASPLFSNMEYRYNASVVADIRKAYPDLAVYLPQEQGDINDKNSYADSMMIAKLDTEALLASDVLVAVIDGITIDAGVASEIGVAYQAGIPVIGLYTDSRQQGFNNQKKHDALAQLGESQFSYVNLYTVGLIKLNGVLVDREDLMIAEIADFIK encoded by the coding sequence ATGAAGAAACTATATTTTGCAAGTCCGCTTTTCTCAAATATGGAGTATCGGTACAATGCATCAGTTGTCGCTGACATTCGTAAGGCATATCCTGACTTGGCGGTCTATTTGCCGCAAGAACAAGGCGATATTAATGATAAAAATAGTTATGCCGATTCAATGATGATAGCGAAACTGGATACAGAGGCTTTATTGGCTTCAGATGTATTGGTTGCAGTCATTGATGGAATTACCATTGATGCAGGTGTTGCTTCCGAGATTGGGGTTGCTTACCAAGCGGGAATTCCTGTTATTGGGCTTTATACTGATTCGCGCCAACAAGGGTTCAATAACCAAAAGAAACACGATGCGCTCGCTCAACTTGGGGAGTCACAATTCTCATATGTAAACCTTTATACGGTTGGGCTTATTAAATTGAATGGTGTCCTTGTGGACCGTGAAGATCTGATGATTGCTGAAATTGCCGATTTCATTAAGTAA
- a CDS encoding PPC domain-containing DNA-binding protein: MKEHVLKLMPGQDLVTALDGYCKKHEIEAAYIGTMVGSLAKVAFRKGFERTLFVMDGPFEIVSCVGTLSRQGMHIHASVSDREFKVYGGHIVMGCHVQSTAEIVIIELENHQLSRTKGELTDFKELRIVEASQCKES; the protein is encoded by the coding sequence ATGAAAGAACACGTACTAAAACTTATGCCAGGCCAAGATCTGGTTACTGCATTGGATGGTTATTGCAAGAAACATGAAATTGAAGCTGCGTATATTGGTACAATGGTCGGAAGCCTTGCTAAGGTTGCCTTCCGCAAAGGATTCGAACGAACTCTCTTTGTTATGGATGGACCTTTTGAAATTGTATCGTGTGTAGGCACGCTCTCACGCCAAGGAATGCACATTCATGCGTCAGTGAGTGATCGTGAATTCAAAGTATACGGAGGACATATCGTCATGGGATGTCATGTCCAGTCAACTGCTGAAATTGTGATTATCGAACTCGAAAATCATCAATTATCCCGAACCAAGGGAGAACTTACTGATTTTAAAGAATTACGAATTGTTGAAGCTTCTCAGTGCAAAGAATCATAA
- a CDS encoding PTS lactose/cellobiose transporter subunit IIA, with amino-acid sequence MEGLELLSFQMISFNGSARSCFVEAITAAKEGDFERAEQLMAEGEEQFIEGHRVHAQLIQQEAQEGSTAVNLLLIHAEDQMMSAEVLKIIAAELIDIHKRIQ; translated from the coding sequence ATGGAAGGACTAGAACTACTAAGTTTTCAAATGATTTCATTTAACGGATCAGCACGTTCATGCTTTGTTGAAGCAATTACTGCTGCTAAAGAAGGCGACTTTGAGCGCGCAGAACAATTAATGGCTGAAGGTGAAGAACAATTCATTGAAGGACACCGTGTTCATGCGCAATTGATCCAACAAGAAGCTCAAGAAGGAAGCACAGCTGTTAACCTATTGTTAATTCATGCTGAAGACCAAATGATGAGCGCAGAAGTATTGAAAATTATTGCTGCAGAACTAATTGACATTCATAAACGAATTCAATAA
- a CDS encoding helicase HerA-like domain-containing protein, producing the protein MIKDGKIWIAQNDDSVYLFPKQLNRHGLITGATGTGKTVTLKVLVEALSELGVPTFLADIKGDVSGLAAIGVSNENVDKRVEKFAINDFSHKAFPVVFWDIFGESGIPIRTTISDMGPIMLSKLLELNETQASILTLLFKIADEQGLLLLDFKDLKAALDFVSKNAKELESQYGYMSSQSIGAVIRKLIYLEEQGADIFFGEPALDIFDWIAHDSSGKGIINILHAVKLFHTPVLYATFLLWMLSELFEMLPEVGDLEKPKIVFFFDEAHLLFKDMPKSLIDRIELVVKLIRSKGVGVFFITQNPADIPDIVLSQLGNRVQHALRAYTPGEQKQVKAAANAFRVNPAFDTATVITELATGEALVSSLDENGIPTVVERAFILPPQSFMGEIDSAHRTQLIAMSPLNAKYREAIDRESAFELLSAKQLEAEEMAQQAEKQAQVAKQLADEAKENEKAKRQAKQSQKNNPLTKGFNSAVTSMGREIGRSIVRGILGTFGGKKR; encoded by the coding sequence ATGATTAAAGATGGTAAAATCTGGATTGCACAAAATGATGATTCAGTCTACTTATTTCCGAAACAACTGAATCGTCATGGATTAATTACAGGAGCTACAGGAACGGGTAAAACAGTTACTTTAAAGGTTCTTGTTGAAGCATTGAGTGAACTGGGAGTTCCAACATTTCTTGCAGATATAAAGGGAGATGTTTCTGGACTTGCTGCCATTGGTGTAAGTAATGAAAATGTTGACAAGCGCGTCGAAAAATTTGCAATCAATGATTTTTCACACAAGGCATTTCCGGTTGTGTTTTGGGACATTTTTGGCGAATCTGGAATTCCAATTCGAACAACAATATCCGATATGGGCCCAATCATGCTTTCAAAACTCTTGGAATTAAATGAAACACAAGCAAGTATACTAACACTTCTATTTAAAATTGCGGATGAACAGGGACTGCTTCTATTGGATTTCAAAGACTTAAAAGCAGCACTTGATTTTGTATCAAAAAATGCCAAGGAACTTGAATCTCAATACGGTTATATGTCTTCACAGTCAATCGGTGCGGTTATTCGAAAACTCATTTATCTTGAAGAGCAGGGTGCGGATATTTTCTTTGGTGAACCTGCACTTGATATCTTTGATTGGATTGCCCATGACAGTTCGGGAAAGGGAATCATTAACATACTCCATGCAGTAAAACTCTTCCACACCCCAGTACTCTACGCAACCTTCTTGTTATGGATGCTATCTGAATTATTTGAGATGCTTCCAGAGGTTGGTGATCTTGAAAAGCCCAAAATTGTATTCTTCTTTGACGAAGCACATCTGCTTTTTAAAGATATGCCAAAGAGTCTTATTGATCGCATTGAGTTGGTCGTTAAATTAATCCGTTCAAAAGGTGTCGGAGTCTTTTTTATAACACAAAATCCCGCAGATATTCCAGATATCGTGCTAAGCCAGCTCGGAAACCGTGTCCAACATGCTCTTCGAGCCTATACTCCAGGAGAGCAAAAACAAGTCAAAGCCGCTGCCAATGCATTTCGGGTTAATCCTGCGTTCGATACTGCAACTGTTATTACAGAACTTGCGACCGGTGAGGCGCTGGTATCTTCACTTGATGAAAATGGCATCCCCACGGTTGTTGAACGTGCATTCATACTTCCACCGCAAAGTTTTATGGGTGAGATAGATTCTGCACACCGTACTCAGCTCATCGCAATGAGTCCTTTGAATGCAAAATATCGTGAAGCGATTGATCGCGAATCCGCATTTGAACTTCTCTCTGCAAAACAACTTGAAGCAGAGGAAATGGCACAGCAAGCTGAAAAACAAGCACAGGTAGCGAAACAATTGGCAGATGAGGCAAAAGAAAACGAGAAAGCAAAACGGCAAGCAAAACAAAGCCAAAAAAACAACCCACTCACGAAAGGTTTCAATTCTGCAGTGACTTCAATGGGCCGTGAAATAGGACGTTCAATTGTCAGAGGGATTCTTGGGACCTTTGGTGGAAAGAAACGATAA
- a CDS encoding PTS sugar transporter subunit IIB has product MRKIILLCSAGMSTSILVTKMQEAAAAQNYDVEISAHSVSEASRVGADADIILLGPQVRFNLSTVQKQLPEKPIEVIDMRAYGTMNGEAVIAEVKKVLGD; this is encoded by the coding sequence ATGAGAAAAATCATTTTACTTTGTTCAGCAGGAATGTCAACAAGTATCTTAGTAACTAAGATGCAAGAAGCAGCTGCAGCACAAAACTACGACGTTGAAATTTCAGCGCATTCAGTTAGCGAAGCATCACGCGTTGGTGCAGATGCAGATATCATTTTGTTAGGACCACAAGTTCGTTTTAACTTGAGCACAGTCCAAAAACAACTTCCTGAGAAACCAATCGAAGTTATCGATATGCGTGCATACGGTACCATGAACGGTGAAGCTGTTATTGCCGAAGTTAAAAAAGTATTAGGTGACTAG
- a CDS encoding flavodoxin domain-containing protein codes for MKPTIIYWTGSGNTQIIADAIQESVEALGYECPSNYVSDVQASDVADADLFFLGCPAMSGEDVEEYEFRPFLDDLKPLITGKKVVLFGSYDWGDGEWMINWNQEMVDANITVAEKIQVQWEPTEEQIETIKATVTSLF; via the coding sequence ATGAAACCAACAATTATTTATTGGACAGGGTCTGGGAATACTCAGATTATTGCGGATGCGATTCAGGAATCCGTTGAAGCGCTCGGTTACGAATGTCCAAGTAATTATGTCAGTGATGTCCAAGCATCAGATGTTGCGGATGCTGATTTGTTCTTTTTAGGATGCCCAGCAATGTCGGGTGAAGATGTCGAAGAATATGAATTCCGTCCATTCCTAGATGACTTAAAGCCATTGATCACTGGAAAGAAAGTCGTCTTATTTGGATCCTATGATTGGGGTGACGGGGAATGGATGATCAATTGGAATCAAGAGATGGTCGATGCAAACATTACAGTTGCTGAGAAAATTCAAGTGCAATGGGAACCAACAGAAGAACAGATAGAAACCATAAAAGCAACTGTAACAAGTCTATTCTAA
- the coaD gene encoding pantetheine-phosphate adenylyltransferase produces MKVMYPGSFDPITTGHLDLIERCSRMFDEVIVAIMVNESKSGTFSREERLEIANECVAHLDNVTVEIGNGLTADFAVKRNCNVLVRGIRAVMDYEYELQQATANRVLIKDLETLFLVADPKYSHISSSVAREVARYGGNLEGFVPANVATRLYKYYKE; encoded by the coding sequence ATGAAAGTTATGTATCCTGGCTCCTTTGATCCAATCACAACCGGCCATCTTGATTTAATTGAGCGTTGTTCACGAATGTTTGATGAGGTAATTGTCGCAATAATGGTTAATGAAAGTAAAAGCGGTACGTTCTCAAGAGAAGAACGCTTAGAAATTGCTAACGAATGTGTTGCCCACCTTGATAATGTTACCGTCGAAATTGGAAATGGGCTTACCGCTGATTTTGCCGTTAAACGCAATTGCAACGTTCTTGTCCGCGGTATTCGTGCTGTCATGGATTATGAGTATGAGCTTCAACAAGCAACCGCCAACCGTGTCCTTATTAAAGATCTGGAAACATTGTTTCTGGTTGCAGATCCAAAGTACTCACACATCTCATCATCGGTTGCGCGAGAAGTAGCACGCTATGGTGGTAATTTGGAGGGGTTTGTACCCGCAAATGTTGCTACAAGACTCTACAAATATTATAAGGAATAA